The Anopheles gambiae chromosome 2, idAnoGambNW_F1_1, whole genome shotgun sequence genomic sequence CCTGTACGTGCTGTCGCCGGGCATCAGCAACGCGGAGAAGGAGCGGCTCGAGCAGCAGCCGATCGAGTTTCAGATCGATGAAATCTTCCGAGTGGCCGAGGTGGGCACGGTCGCCGGCGGGCTGCTCTGCAAGGGCGTCCTCACCGAGAACAGCCAGGTGAAGGTGGGCCCGCTGCAGGACGGCTCGTTCTTTTCCGTCACCGTGCAGACGATCCACCGGAACAAGGCGCCCTGCCGGGTGGTGCGGGCGGGACAGAGCGCTTCGCTGTCGTTCAACGCGATCGAGCCGATGCCCGTGCTGCGCAGCGGCATGGTCATACTGCCGGACTACGAAAGCGATGAGGTAGCCTGCGGGTGCTTCTTCTTTCAGGTAGGGGGGGGGAGTCTTTTTTGGGTTTTACACCTTTCAACAATTTCCTAAAAACACGCTATTCTGTTCCCCCCATGGACGACTTTTTAGGCACAAGTGTCCGTACTGTTCCATGCGACGCGCATCTTTAAAGGATTTCAGACTACCGTACACATCGGTAGCATCCGGCAGACGGCCATCATCGAGGGCATTATGGGGGCCGGCGACACCGGCATCGGTACAAATCAGTCCGCCTCGGTGCTGTTCCGGTTCGTGCGGCATCCGGAGTACGTGCGGCCGGGCATGCGGATACTGCTGCGCGAGGGCACCAGCAAAGGCATCGGCAAGGTGACGCAGGTATTCCCGCTGGCGCAAACGCAACACaaccaaaccaccaccaccaccaccggctaGGGCTGTTTGCAAGCAACGCCCGCGGCACAAGTAACGCGCAAGTGTTACGCGCTTGACATGAACTGTATAAAACCCTGACGTATGAATTTAATTGAAGTGTGACGATtgaattggaaataaaatttctgtgatttaaaaacaaacagtggGCGCGTTAAAATTgccaaaaattgtttttgcgCCGCTTCCAACCACCGTTATGTCATCCGCAAGGAATCTTTTCTCCCaggagtgtttgtgtgtgtgtgtttgaacggGTTCTTGACTGACTCTATTTATAGCAACAATTTGTTTATATACAGCTACTGTTGCACTGTGCTAGTTTCCGCTCCGCTAACCATCACTTCACTGGTGGGGGAGGTAAATTTGAACAGCACAGCCAGCGACGACAGGGCACCGTTGCCGCTCTCCTTCTCTAGCAACCGTATCCAGGACAGCAGCGAATCCTTTGTCGAGCTTCCCGTACAGCAGATGGCGTAGATGATGCCATCCTCCTGCTCGTGCACCGAACGCCTGCGAGTGCTGACGGCCGATCCGGACCCCGGCCGTTTGCGGAAGCGCAAATCCAACCCAACGTACGGGTTGTGAAGGTTACTGACGTCTGTAAGGGCAGAGGGAGAAAGAGTAAGAAGCagaaattttcatttcaacgaTTGCCTTACCGTCCGGATCATCCGTCTCCTCGATCGGTGGTAGCGGTTTCGGGGCGCTCTTTAGCACGTAATAGTTGATGGACCGGTTCCGCAGCCATATCACAAACGGGCCCTCTATGTAGACCGGTTCCTGCCTATCGTGCGCCGCGAGCAATTCCGACTGCTCCCCGCTCTGCCCACTCACGACCCACGTGTGGTCAATCGCACTTTCCACCTCCTGCGTATCGAACACCTGAATCTTGCTGCGCGGATCGATCGAACACATGCGCTCCACGGCTAACCGGGCCAGCTCGAGCGCATCGTCCGGCACCGGGTTGGGCAGCAGCCACGGGGAGAGATTTTTAAACTTTGGCATCCAGTACATCATGCGCCAGTACTTGCGCACCGGGTGGCCCTTCTTGCCGAACACGTTCACCAGCATCGCCTCCATCTCGTAGTCCGGCATCACCCCGTTATCCTCCATCTGCTCGAGCAGATCGATgatgcactgctgctgccgcgggTAGTGCATAAACTCGGCCTGAAAGATGTTGGTCGGTATGAACTTGCCCTTCGGCATCACGTCGATCAGCGCCTTGTACACGGCAATGTCCTTGTTCACGCCGAactcctccatgtggcgcagGGCGGCGTAAATGAACTCCACGTGGTTGCGGCGATGCACGCTGCGCTTCTCGAATATCTTCACCATCTCGATGTACGTCTGCTTGTCCTTTTTGGCGGCCGACTCAAACAGATTGGTCCGCACGATCAGGCTGCCCTGCTTGCCACCACCGTCCTCCGGCTTGCCGTCGGCCGTTTCCTCGTTCCGTTTGGTGGAACACTGTCGAAGCGTGGTGCTGAATCTTGCCATCGGCAGCTGCATTACACTCGCCGACCATCGTAGAGGTCGCGTTAACAGCATTGTGCAGCTTTTTCTAAACTTTACTGCACCCAACAGCGATACAAACTTTGCCGCAAAATCGTATTGCGTGAATTTGGCATAACATTATTGCGCCTGTCACAACAAAGTCAAGGTAAATACAGTGCGCAGTGCTGTGCTCTACCGCTTGACAATCAGCTGCTCGCGTTCCTgtgctggtgttggtgtttgCAGCCGGCGGCAGGCTGtcttgtttatgtttgttttttgttgttgttcaggCCTCACTGAAGCGTCTTTTTCCTGCCGGATTGTTTCCGAAATACGCGATAATTATGTCGCCGATTTCGCTAAAGATTTTCAACTTCCCACCAATATTCTCCAGTGTCGACGTGCGTGAGTTTTTGCACCTGTTTGGGCTGGAAACGACACGCTTAATCAAGAGAAGAAACACGGACGGCGCTATCGTGTGTGTGGACAACGAATCGGAGGCCCGGCTGGTGATTTCGCGCCTCCATCAGCTGCtcatcaaaacacaccggctGAAGGTGGAGTATACGAATCAGGGCGAAGAGTCGAGTTTGGCTGAGCTGCAATCGTCACTACCAGCGGACAAGGTGACCAAGAGCAAATCTCTCGTCACCGTGGCGGAGAAATGCTTTACGCTGGGATATGAAGGCTTTCCACCGCCACATCTTGCCTACCGGTATCCCAAATGTTCACCCGAAGTACTGCAAAACATCGCACGAGAGCTAGCAGGCAATACGGCATTCTACTACCAGACGCTGCATTTGATGAACAAAATGAATCTGCAACCTCCGTTTGAGCGCCGACAGGACACGATCGCCACTACACCCGCCGCAGAAGAACAACAATCGCAAGCAACTGTGTCGGACGAGGAATCGGAGCTGGAATCGGATTCAGAGATGCACGAGCCTGGCAAACCAAACTCAGCTTACAGCCAAGCGATGCGTACAATGAAAGTGGTTAACTATGAAGCATCTTCTCGGGAGTCACAATCAGTCCAGCGACCTGCGTTGAAAAAGACAAAGCTGGAAATACACATTTCTGGATCTTCGCTAGCACCACCAGCGGTTGGGAGTATGAGCGACGATGTGCCTCCAGAGCAACAACCCACGGACATAGTACCTCAAGTAGAAGAAGCATCCCCTCTTCCTTCTATAGACGATATTTTACGCAATCGAATTCCGGAGGAGCAGCGAAGCACGCTGAACGTGTTCCAAAACTACAGTCGGGGGGATCCAACCACCAAGCTGTACATAAAAAATCTCTCGAAACAGGTGACGGAGCAGGAGCTGGAAGAGTTGTTTGGCATATTTTTCAACGCGAATCTTCTCAAGAGTATGGAGATAAAGCTAATGAAGACGGGGCGAATGAAGGGACAGGCGTTCGTTACCTTCGTTCCGGTGGAGGATGCAACCGAGGGTGAACCGTTAAATGAGAAGTTTAAAAACTGCATCGACAAAGCGTTGGGCACGGTCAATGGATACATACTGAAAGACAAACCAATGGTAGTTTCGTACGGGAAGAGCGTATGAGAGACATTTCGATATACAATCGCCCCAACAAATCAATCCTGTGATAGGAGGAGTTGACTCTAAATTGTGGTGTTGAGATCCAAATCCTGTCAAAGTCTCCTGCAGAAAGTTAGTTCACTCAAATGGACTTGATTAGTATCGATTGTATGGAGAATAGAATAGACTGGAGTTAGTGTAATCTGAGTTTAATTACGACTGGGAGTTGTGCCAAAGATGGAGCAGATTGTAGAGGTTgcctattttttaaataaaagatttttccttaaataaataaaatcgcCAAAACATAGTTTAATCTcagaaacacacaacaaattatCAGTATATCGTCATTTTTCTAGAATCTAATTTAATGAAAGCATTCAGCATCCCTTAATACATCCTCAAATTTATTTGGAAAATACGAAAATatctcatctctctctctctctctctcttggcctgctcacgatagagcacaTCGTCCTGACATGGTCCGGTCAACAATCATTCTCAAGGATGCTCGGTCTCTGGCTGCAGCCTCGcatccatgtagacacccgatctcTGACAGGTCTCGCTTAACCTGATCCAGctatcgagttcgctgtgctcccctgcgccttatgccgaactggggatcgctgtcgaacaccttcttggtggagcatgagtccggcatcctcatgacatgccgcTGCCATCGTATCTTTGCCACAGGATGttcggttcgccgtacagctcagcatactcgtggttcatccttctcctccacactccatgctcgaacacaccgccaaagatggtccggaggatgcgtcgctcaaacacgcccaaaGCATATGCATCTTTCACTTGGATGGTCCAAAACTCTTGTCCATAGAGGACtaccgggcgaatcaatgtgcgatatatctcacTTTTCTCATCTTCTCGTTCTCAGCAGTCAGTGAAGCTCATAGTATGAACAATTCCCCTGGacaatgcgtctccggatttcgttgctgatgtcgttgtccgaagtagCGACCCGACCGTCCCTAGATAGCAGAACCCCTTTACTACCTCGAGATTTTTGCcatcaactaatacactgcttcccagatgacgaaaacataaaattgtagataattaaaatgataaaatagcGAAAATACGGAAACGGAATTCCGTTGAATTGTGTATAGACCGTGTGCATCGCTCGTTGCAATCCCCCCCTCAAAAGCACACCTTGACTGTAACATCCTTGTGGTTCGTCTGTTCTGCGAAACGTCACAAAGCGCGGCAGAATAGCGTAAACAGAGCGCGATTTCCTTCGTACGTTTTTCTACCCCTAGTATGAGCGTTTCAGGAAGaagaacaataaattaaacCGTCTCAGCAGTTGTACATGGAGCAGTTTCCGCCCGCGGTGCAGTGCGTTTGAACCATTTGTGTGTCGTGCTTGGGCTCGGATTGTACACCACCGGACACGGCTTTTGGGCCCTGAGCATCATGGATCCACCGTCGAACAAGGGCAGACTGCCGTTAACTAACGTTTCCAACAATGTTAATCAGCGACAGTGTAAAAGCAACGTACCACCGCCGCACCACGATCCACTGTCGGAAGAGCAGCTCAAATACGCACCTCATGGCAGCGAGGAAGCATTCTTCATGTACCGGAAGAACCAGCGGAAGGCAACGTACGGTGAGGAAGGTACGTACCGGACGGGATCGTGCAGCGAAAGCCCCACTCACTCGACCTTCCATGTTTCTAGATCTTTTCAGCCTCCTCTCGGACGAGGTGCTGCTGCACATCCTGAAATGGCTGCCCAAAAAGACGCTCCTGAGCTGCGGCCAGGTGAACCGGCGCTTCAACCGGGTGTCGAAGGACGAAACGCTCTGGTACCGGTTGGATCTCAGCAATCGAACGCTCCAGTTCGACGGGCTGGTGGAAGTGCTGAGCCGCGGCGTCATCGTGCTACGGCTGGCCCAAACATCCATCGTTAATCCCACGCCGGACTCGAACTATCTGGAGTTTCCGGCCTGCATTAAGGTACAGTATTTGGATCTCAGCATGTGCACCGTCAGCGTGGCCGTGCTGGGCGCTCTGCTCGCGAACTGCCGGGCGCTAGTCAAGCTGAGCCTCGAGAACGTGCCGCTGGATGGGCGCATCTGTGCGGAAATAGCCGAAAACCGAAAGCTAGAGGCACTGAATCTCACCATGTGCTCGGGCATCGATGCGACGGGGATGCGACTGATGGCGAAAGCCTTGACGAGACTGCACAGCTTGAACGTGAGCTGGACTAGCCTAAGTGCCGAAGCCGTCCAGGAGTTGGTGCGGAACCTAACGCCGCAAATAGTGCACCTGAACTTGTCGGGCTGCCGATCCACCCTCACCGATGAGAGTAAGTAGGCTGGAAAAGGGAACAGAATCGGCAATAGGATTCtaattgtatgtgtgtgtgctgcgtcTTTCAGAAGTGGCTGTCCTGATCAAACGCTGTACAAAGCTGGTCGCGCTCGATCTGTCGGACTGTACGCCGTTGACGGAGGTTGTTATAAAAACACTCTGCAAGGCTCGAAAGATTGAATACTTGTCGTTGTCGCGGTGCTACAACATTCCCGTCACCGCATACTTGTAAGTAAGGCTACCATTTTACCTTTCTGCTCGCTTCAACTGAATTTTgtatcgtttttgtttgcaggAACTTGACCGAACTAAAAACGCTCCGATTTTTAGACCTGTTTGGGCTCGTATCCGACCAAGCGATTGCTACACTGAAGAACTCGCTGGTCGACATTGGCATTAACAAGTACTATCACAGCTCCGTTGCGCGGCCCACGGTCGGTACGAAACGAACCTCGATCTGGGGTCTACGGACGCGCGATTGAACTCTTGGTTAAGGAAGTGTAGTGTGACAAATAAAAGCGTGCGCCATGTGTTGATGAAATCTACGGAATCTTCGCCTGTAAAATGCGTATAACAGACTAATTTGTTACATCGGAATATTCACGGACGGTTGGCGCACTGTTTTTTTAGGTCAAGATACATACGTACGGTTTATTCTGTCACAAAAAATCCTATCTGTTTTCATGGGCAAAAGTATTCTGCATCGCTTAGTTCTACCACTCTACCCGATCGGCGTTTCGCGTAACCTAATTAGTGGCAGGGGgttaccaaaaaaaagtcCTTGCTAGGTTCTCCTGTCTATCTTCACAAtgatatttaaaaagaaaaactattGCTCACATTTCAGTAAAAGACGTTTACTACCACCGAGAAGAATAGTTGAGGGAATCGTGATCAAAAGCTCAACCACAGAACGGAGGACCTACACGCGACATGCAATAGTGAAGGTGTGgcagagggggagggggggatgaTCCGGTGAGGAAGGCAGTATTAAAACTAAATTCCACGACATTCTACTTCAGCAGCTGGAACGGTTCGGAACACGGCGGTGGCGGCCTCTATCGCGTCTCGGGCTTGATTTTCGGTGGGTTAAACGAGGTGTACTTggcttttttcgattttttgctCTTCACGGTCGTTGccgcggaggaggaggaggcggcggcggccgcggcAGCtgcagacgacgacgacgccgacGAGGACGCCGAGGACGAGCCGGCCTGGAACGTGTGCCAGCTGTTGACCCGGTTCTGGCGCGACTCCTCAAAGTTCTTCTGCCACTCCTTCTGCAGGTCgcgctgctcctcctcctcgatcTCGGCCTCCCGTTTGCGCTTGCGCTCCTCCATATCGCGCACCTCCAGCTGCTGCCGGCGCCGCTCAATGTCCGCGAACAGCTTCATCACCATCACGTAGATGGCGTGTTTGTATTTTGCCGGTTCGTCCTCCGGCACGCCGTCGTACTTGCCCTCCTTCTtcagctttttcttcttttcggcAATCTGGAAGCAACAAATGGGAGCGTTATTGGTCGGGGGCCTGTCTTGCCCTTTCCTCTCCGCCTTACCATCATGTCCGTGCGGTCCTTTGCCTCCTCGTACACCTCGAGACACTTTTTGCGGGTCGCCTCGTTCTCGAGCGTTTTGTACGCTTTGCTGATGATCTCGAACGCCTGCTGGGCGCGGTCCAGATTGTCCGGGTTCTTGTCCGGATGCACCAGTATCGACAGGCTGCGGTATTTTTTCTTGATCTGCTCCAGCGGTGTGTCGCAGTCGAGTTGTAGCACCTCGAACGGGTTGAGGTTGAAGTAGGTCGCACCCGGGCGCAGCAACCGGTCGATCTGCTGTTTGGACGTGAGCACCGAGTCGCGCTTCTCGATCTCCTTCACCTGTCGGGTTGGAAAAAGCACGGGCACACGGCACCTTAGTAGCGGCACTTGGGAGTGcaaccaacacacaacactggTCGGCGTCAGGACTTACCTCGGTGTAAAATTCGTTAAACGTTTGCTCCTCATGTCCGCCTCCCTGTGCCATCTTTCCGACGGATGCAGCTGCGATCGACACACAAGACGCCGGATTCGTTCCCTTTTCTTCGGATTAAAAGAAGggctttttgtttatttcgcgTTCGGTGTGTTTTGACTAGTCGCAGCttggtgttgattttttctGCTCTGTTTTGCTTAGGCCGCGCTCTGACAAACATCACTTGACACATGGACCATGTGTCAAAACTCGCCCATCGCCTGACAGTGTTATATGCGACAagtgtttttattgcaaaaatcaTGTTTGCGACGTTTTTGAGGAAGTTAAAATATGA encodes the following:
- the LOC1270387 gene encoding evolutionarily conserved signaling intermediate in Toll pathway, mitochondrial produces the protein MLLTRPLRWSASVMQLPMARFSTTLRQCSTKRNEETADGKPEDGGGKQGSLIVRTNLFESAAKKDKQTYIEMVKIFEKRSVHRRNHVEFIYAALRHMEEFGVNKDIAVYKALIDVMPKGKFIPTNIFQAEFMHYPRQQQCIIDLLEQMEDNGVMPDYEMEAMLVNVFGKKGHPVRKYWRMMYWMPKFKNLSPWLLPNPVPDDALELARLAVERMCSIDPRSKIQVFDTQEVESAIDHTWVVSGQSGEQSELLAAHDRQEPVYIEGPFVIWLRNRSINYYVLKSAPKPLPPIEETDDPDDVSNLHNPYVGLDLRFRKRPGSGSAVSTRRRSVHEQEDGIIYAICCTGSSTKDSLLSWIRLLEKESGNGALSSLAVLFKFTSPTSEVMVSGAETSTVQQ
- the LOC3289936 gene encoding uncharacterized protein LOC3289936, with the protein product MSPISLKIFNFPPIFSSVDVREFLHLFGLETTRLIKRRNTDGAIVCVDNESEARLVISRLHQLLIKTHRLKVEYTNQGEESSLAELQSSLPADKVTKSKSLVTVAEKCFTLGYEGFPPPHLAYRYPKCSPEVLQNIARELAGNTAFYYQTLHLMNKMNLQPPFERRQDTIATTPAAEEQQSQATVSDEESELESDSEMHEPGKPNSAYSQAMRTMKVVNYEASSRESQSVQRPALKKTKLEIHISGSSLAPPAVGSMSDDVPPEQQPTDIVPQVEEASPLPSIDDILRNRIPEEQRSTLNVFQNYSRGDPTTKLYIKNLSKQVTEQELEELFGIFFNANLLKSMEIKLMKTGRMKGQAFVTFVPVEDATEGEPLNEKFKNCIDKALGTVNGYILKDKPMVVSYGKSV
- the LOC1270388 gene encoding S-phase kinase-associated protein 2, which encodes MDPPSNKGRLPLTNVSNNVNQRQCKSNVPPPHHDPLSEEQLKYAPHGSEEAFFMYRKNQRKATYGEEDLFSLLSDEVLLHILKWLPKKTLLSCGQVNRRFNRVSKDETLWYRLDLSNRTLQFDGLVEVLSRGVIVLRLAQTSIVNPTPDSNYLEFPACIKVQYLDLSMCTVSVAVLGALLANCRALVKLSLENVPLDGRICAEIAENRKLEALNLTMCSGIDATGMRLMAKALTRLHSLNVSWTSLSAEAVQELVRNLTPQIVHLNLSGCRSTLTDEKVAVLIKRCTKLVALDLSDCTPLTEVVIKTLCKARKIEYLSLSRCYNIPVTAYLNLTELKTLRFLDLFGLVSDQAIATLKNSLVDIGINKYYHSSVARPTVGTKRTSIWGLRTRD
- the LOC1270385 gene encoding dnaJ homolog subfamily C member 8, giving the protein MAQGGGHEEQTFNEFYTEVKEIEKRDSVLTSKQQIDRLLRPGATYFNLNPFEVLQLDCDTPLEQIKKKYRSLSILVHPDKNPDNLDRAQQAFEIISKAYKTLENEATRKKCLEVYEEAKDRTDMMIAEKKKKLKKEGKYDGVPEDEPAKYKHAIYVMVMKLFADIERRRQQLEVRDMEERKRKREAEIEEEEQRDLQKEWQKNFEESRQNRVNSWHTFQAGSSSASSSASSSSAAAAAAAASSSSAATTVKSKKSKKAKYTSFNPPKIKPETR